The proteins below are encoded in one region of Sander lucioperca isolate FBNREF2018 chromosome 11, SLUC_FBN_1.2, whole genome shotgun sequence:
- the LOC116055222 gene encoding 5-hydroxytryptamine receptor 3A-like isoform X1, producing the protein MTDIKAAELIFICFMLLQGFVASLNCTSPTPESLVDVLEKNVFPKKLVRPVKSFSSTVNITIGITVVGIIGVDEKSQTLTTLLWQVLEWNIEGLSWDEEECGTTRVSVPREQLWVPDINIAEYMDEDKAPKTPYVYLHNTGHVFDDKPLRVVSSCRLVIYTFPFDIQNCSLTFGPYLHFATDIRMIQGPTPEQILKESQDVLQTNGEWELAGISVAPSTLALDDGSYSEIKYYIILRRRPMRYVVNLLIPSCFLITVDLFSFLLPLQTVDRSSFKMTLILGYTVFLLIMNDLLPVTGETTPLINVFFSISLALMVGSLLETVLITNIQCSSSQYSAVPRWLSVLMLRYLAVVVFLPRKKKSNQTTVFLNPSLREPAKNSSNTEISAIHLQRVFGDTPPVKPPPEPSLDELRKLSRDLLAIRLQVDKHFQGSKTSQEWQMIGIVIDRLLFGLYIVFIAVSFITIICLWSKHYAA; encoded by the exons ATGACAGATATAAAGGCCGCTGAGCTCATCTTCATTTGTTTCATGCTGCTTCAAG GTTTTGTGGCATCATTGAACTGCACCAGCCCAACTCCTGAATCCTTGGTTGATGTCCTTGAGAAGAATGTATTCCCTAAAAAACTAGTGCGACCTGTGAAAAGCTTTTCAAGTACAGTTAACATAACTATTGGTATCACTGTGGTGGGAATTATAGGAGTG GATGAAAAATCCCAAACCCTAACAACACTCTTATGGCAAGTTCTG GAGTGGAACATAGAGGGACTGAGCTGGGATGAGGAGGAATGTGGAACTACAAGAGTCTCTGTCCCTCGAGAACAACTTTGGGTCCCAGACATCAACATCGCAGAGTA catgGATGAAGACAAAGCTCCCAAAACTCCCTATGTGTACTTACACAACACAGGTCATGTATTTGATGATAAGCCACTCAGAGTGGTCAGCTCCTGCCGATTAGTAATCTACACTTTTCCCTTTGATATCCAGAACTGCTCTCTGACATTTGGACCATATCTACACTTTG CTACGGACATAAGGATGATTCAAGGCCCCACGCCTGAACAGATCCTAAAGGAGTCCCAAGATGTGTTGCAGACCAATGGGGAGTGGGAGCTCGCAGGTATCAGTGTAGCTCCTTCTACCTTGGCGTTAGATGATGGAAGCTACTCTGAGATCAAATACTAT ATCATTCTGAGACGTAGGCCGATGCGCTATGTGGTGAACCTGTTGATCCCCAGCTGCTTCCTCATCACAGTGGACCTCTTCAGCTTCCTGCTGCCTCTTCAGACTGTGGACCGGTCCTCCTTCAAGATGACCCTCATCCTGGGCTACACCGTCTTCCTGCTCATCATGAATGACCTGCTGCCTGTCACTGGGGAGACAACACCTCTCATCA ACGTTTTCTTCTCCATCAGCCTCGCTCTAATGGTGGGCAGCCTGTTGGAGACGGTGTTGATCACTAATATCCAGTGCAGCTCCAGCCAGTACAGTGCGGTGCCTCGCTGGCTCAGTGTCCTTATGCTACGATATCTAGCTGTTGTCGTTTTTCTCCCTCGGAAGAAAAAGAGCAACCAAACCACTGTCTTCCTCAACCCATCTCTTAGag aacCAGCAAAGAATTCCAGCAACACCGAAATCTCAGCGATTCATCTTCAGCGCGTCTTTGGTGATACACCGCCAGTGAAACCCCCCCCAGAGCCGTCCCTGGATGAACTGAGGAAGCTGAGCAGAGATCTCCTGGCCATACGCCTCCAGGTAGACAAACACTTCCAGGGGAGCAAAACCTCGCAGGAATGGCAAATGATCGGGATAGTGATCGACCGTCTGCTGTTTGGCTTGTACATTGTCTTCATCGCTGTCAGCTTCATTACCATCATATGTCTCTGGAGCAAACATTATGCAGCATGA
- the LOC116055222 gene encoding 5-hydroxytryptamine receptor 3A-like isoform X2: protein MTDIKAAELIFICFMLLQGFVASLNCTSPTPESLVDVLEKNVFPKKLVRPVKSFSSTVNITIGITVVGIIGVDEKSQTLTTLLWQVLEWNIEGLSWDEEECGTTRVSVPREQLWVPDINIAEYMDEDKAPKTPYVYLHNTGHVFDDKPLRVVSSCRLVIYTFPFDIQNCSLTFGPYLHFATDIRMIQGPTPEQILKESQDVLQTNGEWELAGISVAPSTLALDDGSYSEIKYYIILRRRPMRYVVNLLIPSCFLITVDLFSFLLPLQTVDRSSFKMTLILGYTVFLLIMNDLLPVTGETTPLINVFFSISLALMVGSLLETVLITNIQCSSSQYSAVPRWLSVLMLRYLAVVVFLPRKKKSNQTTVFLNPSLRAKNSSNTEISAIHLQRVFGDTPPVKPPPEPSLDELRKLSRDLLAIRLQVDKHFQGSKTSQEWQMIGIVIDRLLFGLYIVFIAVSFITIICLWSKHYAA, encoded by the exons ATGACAGATATAAAGGCCGCTGAGCTCATCTTCATTTGTTTCATGCTGCTTCAAG GTTTTGTGGCATCATTGAACTGCACCAGCCCAACTCCTGAATCCTTGGTTGATGTCCTTGAGAAGAATGTATTCCCTAAAAAACTAGTGCGACCTGTGAAAAGCTTTTCAAGTACAGTTAACATAACTATTGGTATCACTGTGGTGGGAATTATAGGAGTG GATGAAAAATCCCAAACCCTAACAACACTCTTATGGCAAGTTCTG GAGTGGAACATAGAGGGACTGAGCTGGGATGAGGAGGAATGTGGAACTACAAGAGTCTCTGTCCCTCGAGAACAACTTTGGGTCCCAGACATCAACATCGCAGAGTA catgGATGAAGACAAAGCTCCCAAAACTCCCTATGTGTACTTACACAACACAGGTCATGTATTTGATGATAAGCCACTCAGAGTGGTCAGCTCCTGCCGATTAGTAATCTACACTTTTCCCTTTGATATCCAGAACTGCTCTCTGACATTTGGACCATATCTACACTTTG CTACGGACATAAGGATGATTCAAGGCCCCACGCCTGAACAGATCCTAAAGGAGTCCCAAGATGTGTTGCAGACCAATGGGGAGTGGGAGCTCGCAGGTATCAGTGTAGCTCCTTCTACCTTGGCGTTAGATGATGGAAGCTACTCTGAGATCAAATACTAT ATCATTCTGAGACGTAGGCCGATGCGCTATGTGGTGAACCTGTTGATCCCCAGCTGCTTCCTCATCACAGTGGACCTCTTCAGCTTCCTGCTGCCTCTTCAGACTGTGGACCGGTCCTCCTTCAAGATGACCCTCATCCTGGGCTACACCGTCTTCCTGCTCATCATGAATGACCTGCTGCCTGTCACTGGGGAGACAACACCTCTCATCA ACGTTTTCTTCTCCATCAGCCTCGCTCTAATGGTGGGCAGCCTGTTGGAGACGGTGTTGATCACTAATATCCAGTGCAGCTCCAGCCAGTACAGTGCGGTGCCTCGCTGGCTCAGTGTCCTTATGCTACGATATCTAGCTGTTGTCGTTTTTCTCCCTCGGAAGAAAAAGAGCAACCAAACCACTGTCTTCCTCAACCCATCTCTTAGag CAAAGAATTCCAGCAACACCGAAATCTCAGCGATTCATCTTCAGCGCGTCTTTGGTGATACACCGCCAGTGAAACCCCCCCCAGAGCCGTCCCTGGATGAACTGAGGAAGCTGAGCAGAGATCTCCTGGCCATACGCCTCCAGGTAGACAAACACTTCCAGGGGAGCAAAACCTCGCAGGAATGGCAAATGATCGGGATAGTGATCGACCGTCTGCTGTTTGGCTTGTACATTGTCTTCATCGCTGTCAGCTTCATTACCATCATATGTCTCTGGAGCAAACATTATGCAGCATGA